A window of Spirochaetota bacterium contains these coding sequences:
- a CDS encoding SGNH/GDSL hydrolase family protein has product MMRCILLTFAAVMLWSQAPKYEHDIAIVEELRARDGLPNVFAKLAGGKETRIAYLGGSITAAGGSEDTGGGWRGKSLAWFKKEFPSANIIEINAAIGGTGSDYGAFRIHEHVLKHNPDIVFVEFRVNGGGAAELRSVEGIVRQIWNKDPSTDICFVYTLSHTMLPTIQAGSNTGFGSVMERIANHYGIPSVDYGPEVSRLEKEGALIFKGKEPAPEGKILFSTDGVHPLIESGHNVYKTVITRSLAAMKETGTAGKHITPEAIDAMNWEKAKMANLTDVALSGGWFTVDMTSDPIASRFKTFMPTIVKCNKIGESITLKFNGTVAGAVDLVGPNTGQIKVSVDGQPSVLRQRFDHYCTYHRTQFFFLPELPAGDHTVRFEIAEPITNKAEILKRNGNKIDDPNRYADNMWYVGSFMILGDIDPSFAGKFKLPPAAPKERIDYDFENEAVGTRTAKGGVNEEGAGTIRITDAAAAGGTKSLMFTDTEGIKPYNPHLFYSMNYTAGKIRISCDVMNSAEKPAQFEIEARDYSQGGYITGPKVTVTADGALTIGTAEAGALAKGQWSHIEMVFAVNGAKTFDCTITGGASVKKTVPFVSEKFKALTWFGFISSGTAAANWYIDNVKIDEVQ; this is encoded by the coding sequence ATGATGCGATGCATTCTCCTGACATTCGCAGCTGTTATGCTCTGGTCACAGGCACCGAAGTATGAACACGACATCGCGATCGTCGAGGAATTGCGTGCACGCGACGGGCTGCCGAATGTGTTCGCGAAACTTGCTGGAGGGAAAGAAACGCGCATCGCGTATCTGGGCGGAAGCATCACCGCCGCCGGCGGGAGCGAGGATACGGGCGGCGGCTGGCGCGGAAAATCGCTTGCGTGGTTCAAAAAAGAATTCCCCTCGGCGAATATCATCGAGATCAACGCCGCTATCGGCGGCACCGGCTCCGACTACGGAGCGTTCCGTATCCATGAACATGTGCTCAAACACAACCCCGATATCGTTTTTGTGGAATTCCGCGTGAACGGCGGCGGCGCTGCGGAGCTTCGCTCGGTGGAAGGCATAGTCCGTCAGATATGGAATAAAGACCCATCGACCGATATCTGCTTCGTATACACGCTCAGTCACACTATGCTCCCCACGATACAGGCAGGAAGTAATACGGGATTCGGTTCCGTGATGGAGCGCATCGCGAACCACTACGGCATACCGAGCGTGGATTACGGTCCCGAAGTCAGCCGGCTTGAAAAGGAAGGCGCGCTTATCTTCAAAGGGAAAGAACCCGCGCCGGAAGGAAAGATACTTTTCTCGACCGACGGTGTGCACCCATTGATCGAGAGCGGACACAATGTCTACAAAACGGTCATCACACGCTCGCTCGCTGCCATGAAAGAGACCGGTACGGCAGGCAAACACATCACCCCTGAGGCCATCGATGCGATGAATTGGGAAAAAGCGAAGATGGCAAATCTTACCGATGTTGCGCTCTCCGGCGGCTGGTTCACCGTCGATATGACGAGCGACCCCATCGCATCGCGGTTCAAAACGTTCATGCCGACCATAGTGAAATGCAATAAGATAGGCGAATCGATAACGTTGAAATTCAACGGCACCGTCGCGGGCGCTGTCGATCTTGTCGGACCGAACACCGGTCAGATCAAGGTAAGCGTCGACGGTCAGCCATCGGTGCTGCGCCAGCGCTTCGATCATTACTGCACGTATCACCGCACGCAGTTCTTCTTTCTTCCGGAGCTTCCCGCAGGAGATCATACCGTACGCTTTGAGATAGCGGAGCCCATCACCAATAAAGCTGAGATATTAAAAAGGAACGGCAATAAGATAGATGACCCAAACCGCTACGCGGATAATATGTGGTATGTCGGGAGCTTCATGATACTCGGCGATATCGATCCGTCATTCGCGGGAAAATTCAAGCTCCCGCCTGCAGCCCCGAAAGAGCGCATCGACTACGATTTCGAGAACGAGGCCGTCGGGACGCGCACGGCGAAGGGCGGCGTGAACGAAGAGGGCGCGGGCACGATACGCATCACCGATGCGGCGGCTGCCGGCGGAACGAAGTCGCTCATGTTCACCGATACAGAAGGGATAAAGCCGTATAATCCGCATCTCTTCTATAGCATGAATTACACTGCCGGGAAAATAAGGATATCCTGCGATGTGATGAACAGTGCTGAAAAGCCGGCGCAGTTCGAGATAGAAGCGCGTGATTATTCGCAGGGCGGCTACATCACCGGGCCGAAGGTCACGGTCACTGCCGACGGCGCATTGACCATCGGTACGGCCGAGGCGGGTGCGCTTGCGAAAGGACAGTGGTCGCATATTGAAATGGTATTCGCCGTGAACGGTGCCAAGACATTCGACTGTACGATCACCGGCGGCGCGTCGGTAAAGAAGACCGTGCCGTTCGTCTCGGAGAAATTCAAGGCGCTCACCTGGTTCGGTTTCATAAGCTCCGGGACCGCCGCGGCGAACTGGTATATTGACAATGTAAAGATCGATGAGGTACAATAG
- a CDS encoding carbohydrate binding domain-containing protein yields MRNTWNIIWMGVLIMASLAAYDHPREGTEWTITYVYNATDNKLPRVLLVGDSICNGYQSMTRDELAGTAYVGFYATSKCVSDRSYLKELSFIMNEYEYAVIHFNNGLHSLNTPPDEWEKALRAAFALIRKERPKAKLVWCSSTPLKDAALTEKAKVLNEIGAKVAAEFELPVNDLFSLMDGLDRAKYWTDTFHHNTDAKKMQAKQVADSVRAHLGGKTATKEEAAAALARAASDTGPDGKITISSAAPSVRDGSFDTAADWSLYPTAKPDVITLEYVNEDGASGKCAKITLGKAGGQFYQSRPALIPGASYTLSLRVKGSGAQKIQAHVRTQKPPYQFYGDKTFDVGTEWTEVSTIISVPAEYKADEHVLFFVPQTPGTYFIDDVRIMKQ; encoded by the coding sequence ATGAGGAACACATGGAATATCATATGGATGGGAGTGCTCATCATGGCATCACTGGCAGCATACGATCATCCGCGTGAAGGTACGGAATGGACGATAACCTACGTCTATAACGCGACTGACAACAAACTACCGCGCGTGCTCCTTGTCGGCGATTCCATCTGCAACGGGTATCAATCGATGACACGCGATGAGCTTGCCGGTACGGCATATGTCGGCTTCTATGCGACATCGAAATGCGTGAGCGACCGTTCGTACCTGAAAGAACTCTCGTTCATCATGAATGAATACGAGTATGCGGTCATTCATTTCAACAATGGACTGCACAGTCTCAACACGCCGCCGGACGAATGGGAGAAAGCGCTGCGTGCGGCGTTCGCGCTTATCCGCAAGGAACGCCCGAAGGCAAAGCTCGTGTGGTGTTCCTCAACACCGTTAAAGGATGCGGCGCTTACTGAGAAGGCGAAGGTGCTCAATGAGATCGGCGCGAAGGTCGCCGCGGAATTCGAGCTCCCCGTGAACGATCTTTTCTCGCTCATGGACGGCCTTGACCGCGCGAAATACTGGACGGACACCTTTCATCATAACACCGATGCGAAGAAGATGCAGGCGAAACAGGTGGCAGATTCCGTCCGCGCGCATCTCGGCGGAAAGACAGCGACGAAAGAGGAAGCGGCCGCCGCTTTGGCGCGCGCGGCAAGCGATACCGGCCCCGACGGAAAAATAACGATAAGCAGTGCAGCACCCTCGGTACGCGACGGCTCATTTGATACCGCTGCAGACTGGAGCCTTTATCCGACCGCAAAGCCGGACGTCATTACGCTGGAATACGTGAATGAGGATGGCGCATCGGGGAAATGCGCGAAGATCACGCTCGGCAAAGCGGGCGGCCAATTCTATCAGTCAAGACCGGCACTGATTCCCGGCGCATCGTATACGCTCTCACTGCGCGTGAAGGGAAGCGGTGCGCAGAAGATACAGGCGCATGTCCGCACGCAGAAGCCGCCGTATCAGTTCTACGGCGATAAGACATTCGATGTCGGCACGGAGTGGACGGAAGTAAGCACCATCATCAGCGTTCCGGCGGAATATAAAGCGGATGAGCATGTTCTTTTCTTTGTGCCGCAGACACCGGGAACGTATTTTATCGATGATGTGAGGATAATGAAGCAATAA
- a CDS encoding acetylxylan esterase, with amino-acid sequence MIKYIVLIVSSAIVFAGEPYRFPWDLTALGTTPAVFPADDVDLTGVSVDGVRPLFFEGQPYKGNPTRVFAWYGAPKGGSKYPAMVVVHGGGGTAFARWVKIWNDKGYAAIAVDTAGAVPSTNKSGRVRHASAGPDGWGGFTQIDDPIEDQWSYHAVAAVVRAHSLIRSYPEVDASRIGITGISWGGYLTSMCAGVDSRFALAMPVYGCGFYQYNSTWTDPLKGMGERGEKWVSLWDASTYLSNARMPMLWLNGTVDHFFHMPSWQRSYRAAPGTSNFVLRVGMPHGHDSGWAPAELYRFADAVMKNGMPLPKVTAQNDDGKNASIRFSSVKPVVEAEFNYTADAGEWEKRRWKTSYAALDGKNGASIPLPPEARVHYFNIVDAEGCMVSSEHVEREPAGTAAADGRRVLIDENYDNRVVGRDVNGADGIDKAKGAVICISDEAAASGKQSLKFVDVPGLTRAWLPLRNIYFKGAETVTNGTVTFSFAFRNSKAYPANFTVEMRDYRTSQFKTGPKLDFMSDGSLKAGDTEVAVLPFDTWTRIALKFTFGAEKEYRLTVFGDGVKKNIMVPFSSTDFLSLGWLGFVMYNETNAVVYMDDVRLTAE; translated from the coding sequence ATGATAAAATATATCGTTCTTATTGTATCATCTGCGATAGTCTTCGCCGGGGAGCCGTATCGCTTTCCGTGGGACCTGACAGCGCTCGGTACGACACCGGCAGTATTCCCCGCTGACGATGTCGACCTTACCGGCGTCTCCGTCGACGGCGTTCGGCCGCTCTTTTTCGAGGGACAACCGTATAAGGGGAATCCCACGCGTGTGTTCGCGTGGTACGGCGCGCCGAAGGGCGGATCGAAATACCCCGCGATGGTCGTCGTGCACGGCGGCGGCGGCACCGCGTTCGCGCGCTGGGTGAAGATATGGAATGACAAAGGATATGCAGCCATAGCCGTTGATACCGCCGGAGCAGTACCGTCGACGAATAAGAGCGGCCGTGTGCGCCACGCCTCTGCGGGCCCGGACGGCTGGGGCGGTTTCACGCAGATCGACGATCCCATCGAGGATCAATGGAGCTATCATGCGGTAGCCGCCGTTGTACGCGCACACTCGCTCATACGTTCGTATCCCGAAGTTGACGCATCGCGCATCGGTATTACCGGCATATCATGGGGCGGATATCTTACCTCGATGTGCGCCGGAGTGGACAGTCGATTCGCACTTGCCATGCCGGTGTACGGCTGCGGGTTCTATCAGTACAACAGCACGTGGACGGATCCATTGAAAGGTATGGGTGAACGCGGCGAAAAATGGGTGTCGCTCTGGGACGCATCGACGTATCTCTCCAACGCACGCATGCCGATGCTGTGGCTTAACGGCACCGTCGATCATTTCTTCCACATGCCGTCATGGCAGCGTTCCTATCGTGCTGCGCCGGGGACGAGCAATTTCGTTCTGCGCGTCGGCATGCCGCACGGCCACGATTCAGGATGGGCGCCCGCTGAACTCTATCGCTTCGCCGATGCTGTCATGAAGAACGGGATGCCGCTCCCGAAAGTCACCGCTCAGAACGACGACGGCAAGAACGCATCGATACGATTCTCATCCGTAAAGCCCGTCGTCGAGGCGGAATTCAATTATACCGCGGATGCGGGTGAATGGGAAAAGCGGCGATGGAAAACATCGTATGCAGCGCTCGATGGAAAGAACGGTGCATCGATACCCTTACCGCCGGAAGCGCGCGTCCATTATTTCAATATCGTCGATGCCGAAGGCTGCATGGTCAGCTCCGAGCATGTGGAGCGTGAGCCCGCCGGAACGGCCGCCGCTGACGGCAGGCGCGTACTCATCGATGAGAATTATGACAATCGCGTCGTCGGGCGTGATGTGAACGGCGCCGACGGCATCGACAAGGCCAAGGGTGCGGTGATCTGCATCAGCGACGAAGCGGCCGCGAGCGGAAAGCAGTCGCTCAAATTCGTCGATGTGCCGGGGCTTACGCGCGCATGGCTCCCGCTTCGGAACATCTACTTCAAGGGTGCCGAAACGGTGACGAATGGTACGGTCACATTCTCATTCGCGTTCCGCAACAGCAAGGCATACCCCGCGAACTTCACCGTTGAGATGCGCGACTACCGCACGTCGCAGTTCAAGACCGGGCCGAAGCTCGACTTCATGAGCGATGGCAGCCTCAAGGCAGGCGACACCGAAGTTGCCGTACTCCCGTTCGATACGTGGACGCGCATCGCGCTCAAATTCACGTTCGGCGCTGAGAAAGAATATCGACTTACGGTGTTCGGCGACGGGGTAAAGAAGAACATCATGGTGCCGTTCTCAAGCACGGATTTCCTTTCACTCGGCTGGCTCGGTTTCGTCATGTATAATGAGACGAATGCCGTTGTGTATATGGATGATGTAAGGCTGACGGCGGAATAA